A region of the Pricia mediterranea genome:
GTGTCATCAAGAAGCACGTCTTCAAGCAGAAGTATAAGCAAAGCTCCGTCACGAAGCAGTAGAAATTCCACGGCTCGAACTTCATCCAGCCGAAGTTCGAGAAAATATTGAGAGAATGGGGATACCGTTGATGCCGCTTTTTGAAGATTTATCAATCCTTTGTTTTAAATCTTACCGTCCTATGTCGGTTTAGGTTTTCAAACGGATAAGAGCTCATAGTTTTTAGGTTGGTTAGTTGTTTTCCCCCGAAGCGGATCCGTTCGCTTCGGGGGTTTTTTCAATCCTAACGATTATTGCGAAACTTTTTTCACCTTGACTACGATGGACTTGCTAATGGGCGTTTTGCTCTTGTCCGCAAAATGGTTATACGGCACCAGCACGTTGGTCTCGGGAAAATACGCCGCCAAATCTCCCTTGGGAATATTGTAGGGAACGACCTTAAAGTTCCGTGCCGTTCTAAGCGTATCGTCGTAATTGCTTTGGATGTTCACGACATCGAGTTTTTTTAGGTCGTGGGCATCCATATCCTTTTGGTTCATGAAGAGTACCCTTCTTTCGTTATAGACGCCGCGGTACCGGTCATCGAGTCCGTAAATGGTAGTATTGAACTGGTCGTGGGAACGGATGGTCATCAACACAAACTCATCATTCCCTAGGGTATGGCCGGGCAAGGCATTCGAGGTCAGCTGCGCCCTGCCGTTCGGCAACATGCTGAAATCCAGGTCGCGCACGTTGTTCGGCAGATAGTATCCGACACCTTTGGAGCGCTCAGCGGTCTTATTAAAGCCCTTGGCGACCTTGTCGATACTTTCACGGATCAAGGCATAGTCCTCTCCCATCGCCTTCCAAGGTACGGGATGCTTTCCTTCGAAATAGATATCCGCCAATTCGCCGATCAGTTCCGGCTCACTTTTAATGTTGTCGGACGCGGGTTTTAACAATCCCCGGGATTGTCGTACTCGTCCCATACTGTCCTCCATGGTCTGATAGCGCAGGTGACCGTTTTTCATATCCTTTTCCGAACGGCCGTAGGTGGGCAGCATCAAGGCGGACGCCCCCGTGACAAGATGGGTACGGTTCAGTTTGGTACTGATCTGTACCGTCAAATCGCAGTTCTGCAGCGCCACGGCCGTATATTCCGTATCGGAGGCGGCCATCAGAAAATTGCCCCCCAAGCAGACGAACACCTTGGCCTTGCCCTGGTGCATGGCCTTCATCGCTCCGACGGTGTCAACGCCCTCGTCGTCCGGCGGGGTGAAGCCCAAATGTTCTTCGATACGTTTGTTCATCGCCGCGTCTACAAAATGTTGGATGCCCACGCTACGGTCTCCCTGCACATTGCTATGGCCGCGAACGGGACAGGTACCGGCACCTGGCTTGCCGAGGGCTCCTTTTAGCAGCAGCAGATTAATATATTCCCGAATGGTCTCCACCGCGTTTTTGTGCTGGGTAAGCCCCATGGCCCAGCAGACTACGACTTTGGAGTTTTGGGCCAGCAACAAGGCCGTGTTCTCGATGTCTTTCGCATCGACCCCGCATTGATTTAAAAGTTCCTTTTCATCATAGGTGGCGATATCGGCCATCAATTGGTCGTATCCATCGACATACCTATCCAAAAAATCGTGGTCGAATACGTTTGCGTTGGCCTCGTCAAGCGCAGCCAACTTTTTGATCAGAAGTTTGACCAGGGGAATGTCCTGATTGATTCGGACTTGAAGGTGGATATCCGCCATGGCCTCTCCCCCACCAATCCATCCCTTTATTTTTTGGGGATCTTTAAAATTGACGAGTCCCGTTTCTTCCAAAGGATTGATGCTGATGACCTTACCGCCGTTTTGCTTGCACTTTGCCAAGGCGGACAACATTCTGGGATGGTTCGTACCGGGATTTTGTCCCGCTACGATAACCACCTCAGCTTCATAGAGGTCCTCCAGTTTGACCGACCCCTTGCCGATTCCCAAGGTTTCACCCAGGGCCACACCGCTGGATTCGTGGCACATGTTCGAACAGTCCGGCATGTTATTGGTACCGACGGCGCGGGCGAACATCCCGTAGAGATAGGCCGCCTCGTTACTCGAGCGTCCCGAGGTATAGAAAATAGCTTCGTCGGGCGAGTCCAGCTTATGCAGGTTTTCGCAAATCAGGGCGTAGGCGTCGGCCCAGGAAATCGGTTCGTAGTGAAGGCTTCCGGGTCGGAGCACCAAAGGCTCCGTCAGGCGTCCGAATTTGTTCAGCTGGTAGTCGGTAAGGCGGGAGAGATCTTCGACGGAATTTTCGGCAAAAAACTCCGCCCCGATATGCTCGGTCGTTGCCTCGTCGGCAAGGGCCTTGGCGCCGTTTTCACAGTATTCGGCGATGGGAGAGGGATTTTCGGGATTGGGCCAGGCACAGCTGGGACAATCGAAGCCGCCTTCCTGGTTCATATCGAGCAGGGCCCGCATGGAACGGGCGACCCCCATTTCCCGGAAACCGTGTTTAAGGGTTTCGCGAACACCCAATATACCAGCGGCATTTTGCAGGGGTTCCTTAAGCTCAAAATTATCCGAAAATTCTTGGGACCCGTGCAGGGAAACCTTCCTTTTAAAGTCGTTGTCCATGGTTGCATGCCTTAAATGCGATAAGCATCCCAAGTTAGCACTTGGTAGGATGAAATACAACTATTCAGTTTG
Encoded here:
- a CDS encoding FdhF/YdeP family oxidoreductase; this translates as MDNDFKRKVSLHGSQEFSDNFELKEPLQNAAGILGVRETLKHGFREMGVARSMRALLDMNQEGGFDCPSCAWPNPENPSPIAEYCENGAKALADEATTEHIGAEFFAENSVEDLSRLTDYQLNKFGRLTEPLVLRPGSLHYEPISWADAYALICENLHKLDSPDEAIFYTSGRSSNEAAYLYGMFARAVGTNNMPDCSNMCHESSGVALGETLGIGKGSVKLEDLYEAEVVIVAGQNPGTNHPRMLSALAKCKQNGGKVISINPLEETGLVNFKDPQKIKGWIGGGEAMADIHLQVRINQDIPLVKLLIKKLAALDEANANVFDHDFLDRYVDGYDQLMADIATYDEKELLNQCGVDAKDIENTALLLAQNSKVVVCWAMGLTQHKNAVETIREYINLLLLKGALGKPGAGTCPVRGHSNVQGDRSVGIQHFVDAAMNKRIEEHLGFTPPDDEGVDTVGAMKAMHQGKAKVFVCLGGNFLMAASDTEYTAVALQNCDLTVQISTKLNRTHLVTGASALMLPTYGRSEKDMKNGHLRYQTMEDSMGRVRQSRGLLKPASDNIKSEPELIGELADIYFEGKHPVPWKAMGEDYALIRESIDKVAKGFNKTAERSKGVGYYLPNNVRDLDFSMLPNGRAQLTSNALPGHTLGNDEFVLMTIRSHDQFNTTIYGLDDRYRGVYNERRVLFMNQKDMDAHDLKKLDVVNIQSNYDDTLRTARNFKVVPYNIPKGDLAAYFPETNVLVPYNHFADKSKTPISKSIVVKVKKVSQ